The Mycolicibacterium smegmatis genome has a window encoding:
- a CDS encoding acyl-CoA dehydrogenase family protein produces MSAPPYTTTRLIRISADEGFDPARRWPVATEFGVTHILADLARQAAHRDATRESPAGDVRRLQQAGVPALRLPTELGGRGIPLARLFAFAAELADADPSVAHALRNHFWFVEQALRSAPDSPRRAYLARVADGDLIGGSFGELHTSKAGDTDFSTTLAPHGDGSGTYVLNGDKFYSTGNIFCDVLIVKAVYPDGTPVTAAVPATRAGVDLTDDWDGIGQRLTGSGSTRFRDVTVHPHEVVPDDEFAHEKGSYTATFPQLYLTTVVAGILRTITADAVELVRGRRRNYYHGSSDEPRHEPAVQSIVGQISVNSHAADAIVASAAQSLERARDTEGPARDEALLQASLDAARAKISVDELAARTGWLLFETGGATSVRTGLNLDRHWRNARTLASHNPDSYKLRYLGDHLLNGATPPTGSFF; encoded by the coding sequence ATGAGCGCACCGCCGTACACCACCACACGTCTGATCCGCATCTCGGCGGACGAGGGTTTCGATCCGGCCCGGCGCTGGCCCGTGGCCACCGAATTCGGTGTCACCCACATCCTGGCCGACCTGGCACGCCAGGCCGCCCACCGCGACGCCACACGGGAGTCACCGGCGGGCGACGTGCGCCGCCTGCAGCAGGCGGGCGTCCCCGCCCTGCGCCTGCCCACCGAACTCGGCGGCCGCGGCATACCGCTCGCGCGATTGTTCGCCTTCGCCGCAGAACTCGCCGACGCCGATCCCAGTGTCGCGCATGCCCTTCGCAACCATTTCTGGTTCGTCGAGCAGGCGTTGCGCAGTGCGCCGGACAGTCCGCGGCGCGCCTATCTCGCCCGTGTCGCCGATGGCGACCTGATCGGCGGGTCGTTCGGTGAACTGCACACCAGCAAGGCCGGCGACACCGACTTCTCCACCACGCTGGCACCGCACGGCGACGGCAGCGGAACCTACGTGCTCAACGGCGACAAGTTCTACAGCACCGGCAACATCTTCTGCGACGTGCTGATCGTCAAGGCCGTGTACCCCGACGGCACGCCGGTGACCGCGGCGGTTCCGGCCACCCGCGCCGGGGTCGATCTCACCGACGACTGGGACGGCATCGGCCAACGCCTCACCGGCAGCGGGTCGACCCGGTTCCGCGATGTGACGGTCCATCCCCACGAGGTCGTGCCCGACGACGAGTTCGCGCACGAAAAAGGGTCCTACACAGCGACCTTCCCGCAGCTGTACCTGACCACGGTGGTGGCGGGCATCCTCCGGACCATCACCGCCGACGCCGTGGAACTGGTGCGGGGACGACGGCGCAACTACTACCACGGCAGCAGTGACGAACCCCGACACGAGCCCGCCGTACAGTCGATCGTCGGACAGATCTCGGTCAACAGCCACGCCGCCGACGCCATCGTCGCCTCCGCGGCTCAGTCGCTCGAACGGGCGCGGGACACCGAAGGTCCCGCTCGCGACGAGGCCCTGCTGCAGGCGTCACTGGACGCCGCGCGCGCCAAGATCAGCGTCGACGAACTCGCGGCACGCACAGGCTGGCTGCTGTTCGAGACCGGCGGCGCCACCTCGGTTCGCACAGGCCTCAACCTCGACCGGCACTGGCGCAACGCGAGAACCCTCGCCTCACACAACCCCGACAGCTACAAGTTGCGCTACCTCGGCGACCATCTGCTCAACGGGGCGACACCGCCGACCGGGAGCTTCTTCTGA
- a CDS encoding NAD(+) synthase — protein sequence MDFFSAYRHGFARLAACTHHTSLADPPANAESVLRMAQACHDDGVAVAVFPELTLSGYSIEDILLQDTLLESVEEALTELVAASSVLTPVIVVGAPLRHRHRIYNTAVVIHRGAVLGVVPKSYLPTYREFYERRQMAAGDEARGTIRVAGAEVPFGPDLLFEASDVPGLVLHVEICEDMFVPVPPSAQAALAGATVLANLSGSPITVGRAEDRSLLARSASARCLAAYVYAAAGEGESTTDLAWDGQTMIWENGNLLAESERFPRGERRAVADVDLELIRSERLRMGTFDDNARHHGAAVDAFRRIEFQLDPPTGDIGLLREVERFPFVPSNYERLQQDCYEAYNIQVSGLEQRLRALKYPKIVLGVSGGLDSTHALIVAARAMDRENRPRSDILAFTLPGFATGDRTKNNAIRLSKALGVTFEEIDIKQTAQLMLTEMDHPFGRGEKVYDVTFENVQAGLRTDYLFRLANQRGGIVLGTGDLSEIALGWSTYGVGDQMSHYNVNGGVPKTLIQHLIRWVISSGEFDDEVNEVLQSVLDTEITPELVPTGEDEEIQSSEAKVGPYALQDFSLFQVLRFGFRPSKVAFLAWHAWHDVNAGDWPPGFPEDERPSYSLKDIRHWLQVFAQRFYSFSQFKRSAMPNGPKVSHGGALSPRGDWRAPSDMSARIWLDEIEREIPEG from the coding sequence ATGGACTTCTTCAGCGCCTACCGGCATGGTTTCGCGCGGCTCGCCGCCTGCACCCACCACACGTCGCTGGCCGACCCACCCGCCAACGCCGAATCGGTGTTGCGGATGGCGCAGGCCTGCCATGACGACGGCGTCGCCGTCGCGGTGTTCCCCGAGCTGACACTGTCGGGGTATTCGATCGAGGACATCCTGCTGCAGGACACGCTGCTGGAGTCGGTCGAGGAGGCGCTCACCGAACTCGTCGCGGCGTCGTCGGTGCTCACCCCGGTGATCGTGGTCGGTGCGCCGCTGCGGCACCGCCACCGCATCTACAACACCGCCGTGGTGATCCACCGGGGTGCGGTGCTCGGCGTCGTGCCGAAGTCGTATCTGCCGACCTACCGCGAGTTCTACGAGCGCAGGCAGATGGCTGCCGGTGACGAGGCTCGCGGCACCATCCGGGTGGCCGGCGCCGAGGTGCCGTTCGGACCCGATCTGCTGTTCGAGGCATCGGACGTGCCCGGCCTGGTGCTGCACGTCGAGATCTGCGAGGACATGTTCGTCCCGGTGCCGCCCAGTGCGCAGGCCGCGCTGGCCGGGGCCACGGTGCTGGCGAACCTGTCGGGCAGCCCCATCACCGTGGGTCGCGCCGAGGACCGCAGCCTGCTGGCCCGCTCGGCATCGGCGCGCTGCCTGGCCGCCTACGTCTACGCCGCCGCGGGCGAGGGGGAGTCGACGACGGATCTCGCGTGGGACGGCCAGACCATGATCTGGGAGAACGGCAACCTGCTCGCCGAAAGTGAGCGGTTCCCGCGCGGTGAGCGCCGCGCGGTTGCCGACGTCGATCTGGAGCTGATCCGTTCCGAACGCCTGCGGATGGGCACGTTCGACGACAATGCCCGCCACCACGGCGCCGCTGTGGACGCGTTCCGCCGCATCGAATTCCAGCTCGACCCGCCCACCGGTGACATCGGGCTGCTGCGCGAGGTCGAGCGATTCCCGTTCGTGCCGTCGAATTACGAGCGGCTGCAACAGGATTGCTACGAGGCGTACAACATCCAGGTGTCCGGCCTGGAACAGCGCCTGCGTGCGCTGAAATACCCGAAGATCGTGCTCGGCGTGTCCGGCGGCCTGGATTCGACGCACGCGTTGATCGTGGCGGCACGCGCCATGGACCGCGAAAACCGCCCGCGCAGCGACATCCTGGCGTTCACGCTGCCCGGGTTCGCCACGGGCGACCGCACCAAGAACAACGCCATCCGGTTGAGCAAGGCCCTCGGCGTGACGTTCGAAGAGATCGACATCAAGCAGACCGCGCAGTTGATGCTCACGGAGATGGACCACCCGTTCGGCCGCGGCGAGAAGGTCTACGACGTCACGTTCGAGAACGTCCAGGCGGGCCTGCGCACCGACTATCTGTTCCGGCTGGCCAACCAGCGCGGCGGCATCGTGCTGGGCACCGGCGACCTGTCCGAGATCGCCCTCGGGTGGTCGACATACGGTGTCGGCGACCAGATGTCGCACTACAACGTCAACGGCGGCGTACCCAAAACCCTGATCCAGCACCTGATCCGCTGGGTGATCTCCTCGGGTGAGTTCGACGACGAGGTCAACGAGGTGCTGCAGTCGGTGCTCGACACCGAGATCACCCCGGAGCTGGTGCCCACAGGCGAGGACGAGGAGATCCAGAGCAGCGAGGCCAAGGTCGGCCCGTATGCGCTGCAGGATTTCTCGTTGTTCCAGGTGCTGCGCTTCGGGTTCCGGCCGTCGAAGGTCGCGTTCCTCGCCTGGCACGCCTGGCACGATGTCAACGCAGGCGACTGGCCGCCCGGGTTTCCCGAGGACGAGCGACCGTCCTACTCGCTCAAGGACATTCGACACTGGCTGCAGGTGTTCGCGCAGCGGTTCTACTCGTTCTCGCAGTTCAAGCGCTCCGCGATGCCCAACGGCCCCAAGGTGTCCCACGGCGGTGCGCTGTCGCCGCGCGGCGACTGGCGGGCACCGTCGGACATGTCGGCGCGCATCTGGCTCGACGAGATCGAACGCGAGATCCCCGAGGGCTGA
- a CDS encoding cysteine hydrolase family protein, which yields MSDTAVVIVDMLNTYEHEDAELLAPNVEKIIDPLVKLIGEARDREDVDLIYVNDNYGDFTAQFSDIVADALDGKRPDLVRPILPYDGCRLLTKVRHSVFYATALDYLLGRLGTKRVILAGQVTEQCILYSALDAYVRHFELVVPSDAVAHIDAELGNAALEMMRRNMSADVIPAVECLR from the coding sequence ATGAGCGATACCGCCGTCGTCATCGTCGACATGCTCAACACCTATGAGCACGAGGACGCCGAACTCCTCGCCCCCAACGTCGAAAAGATCATCGATCCGCTGGTCAAGCTGATCGGAGAGGCCCGTGACCGCGAAGATGTCGACCTGATCTACGTCAACGACAACTACGGCGACTTCACCGCGCAGTTCAGCGACATCGTCGCCGACGCCCTGGACGGCAAGCGTCCGGACCTGGTGCGGCCGATCCTGCCCTACGACGGTTGTCGCCTGCTCACGAAGGTGCGCCACAGCGTCTTCTACGCCACCGCGCTGGACTACCTGCTGGGCCGGTTGGGCACCAAACGCGTGATCCTGGCCGGTCAGGTCACCGAGCAGTGCATCCTCTACAGCGCGCTCGACGCCTACGTACGCCACTTCGAACTCGTGGTGCCCTCGGACGCGGTGGCCCACATCGACGCCGAGCTGGGCAACGCCGCTTTGGAGATGATGCGCAGGAACATGAGCGCTGATGTGATCCCCGCCGTGGAGTGCCTGCGCTGA
- a CDS encoding NAD-dependent protein deacetylase, with product MDAPELVALLQGRRIVALTGAGMSTDSGIPDYRGPDSPPSNPMTIQQFTSDQVFRQRYWARNHVGWRHMDETQPNAGHRALAAMEASGVVAGVITQNVDLLHTKAGSREVINLHGTYAQVVCLNPDCGHTMSRAALAVMLEEANPGFLARAESVGGIAVAPDADAMITDTASFVVVDCPMCGGMLKPDIVYFGDSVPKTRVEQAYSMVDGADALLVAGSSLTVFSGYRFVRHAAARGIPVGIVNRGPTRGDDLAAVKVHSGCSEMLTLLAGELTRTYTASPG from the coding sequence ATGGATGCCCCTGAACTGGTCGCCCTGTTACAGGGCCGTCGCATCGTGGCGCTCACGGGCGCCGGCATGTCGACCGACTCGGGTATCCCGGACTACCGCGGGCCCGATTCGCCGCCCAGCAACCCGATGACCATCCAGCAGTTCACCTCGGACCAGGTGTTCCGTCAGCGCTACTGGGCCCGCAACCACGTCGGGTGGCGGCACATGGACGAGACCCAGCCCAACGCCGGGCATCGCGCGCTGGCCGCCATGGAGGCCTCAGGCGTGGTCGCGGGTGTGATCACGCAGAACGTGGATCTGCTGCACACCAAGGCGGGCAGTCGCGAGGTGATCAACCTGCACGGCACCTACGCGCAGGTGGTGTGCCTGAACCCGGACTGCGGGCACACCATGTCGCGCGCCGCGCTCGCGGTGATGCTGGAGGAGGCCAATCCGGGCTTCCTCGCGCGCGCCGAATCGGTGGGCGGTATCGCCGTGGCACCCGACGCCGACGCGATGATCACCGACACCGCGTCGTTCGTGGTGGTCGACTGCCCGATGTGCGGCGGCATGCTCAAGCCCGACATCGTCTATTTCGGTGACAGTGTCCCGAAAACTCGTGTGGAGCAGGCGTATTCGATGGTCGACGGCGCCGACGCCCTGCTGGTCGCCGGCTCGTCGCTCACGGTGTTCTCCGGTTACCGGTTCGTCCGGCACGCCGCGGCGCGCGGCATCCCGGTGGGGATCGTCAACCGCGGGCCCACCCGCGGCGACGATCTGGCCGCGGTGAAGGTACACAGCGGCTGCTCGGAGATGCTGACGCTGCTGGCCGGTGAACTCACGAGAACGTACACGGCATCGCCCGGATAG
- a CDS encoding cytochrome P450, with product MTVLPITRPYDAVDLSSRAFWATTAADREVAFAQLRAERPVSWHPPVEDALMHDPDDKGFWAVTRHADIVAISRDSETFLSGQGVLFENVPQELLEASQSFLAMDAPRHTLIRKLVHSAFTPRQVARIEDSIKANAAAIVAELKAAGSGVDFVDHCAKELPIRTLSDMVGIPEGEREKVAHAADALVSWADPIYLAGRHPLEVVLENQMYLHQVANTLAAERRENPGNDLISALVHAEVDGDRLTDAEVAAFFVLLAVAGNDTTRQTTSHALKALTDFEDQRAWLMEDFDDRIGVAVEEMVRWASPVMTFRRTAAVDVELGGRQIAAGEKVVMFYASGNWDTTVFDRPDVLDLGRKPNPHLGFGGGGRHFCLGAHVARTQLRAIFGELLHQLPDIRASEPEYLQGNFVHAIRAMPCTFS from the coding sequence ATGACTGTGTTGCCGATCACACGTCCTTACGACGCCGTCGATCTCTCGTCGCGGGCATTCTGGGCCACCACGGCCGCCGACCGTGAAGTCGCGTTCGCCCAACTGCGCGCCGAGCGTCCGGTCAGCTGGCACCCGCCGGTCGAGGACGCGCTGATGCACGATCCCGACGACAAGGGCTTCTGGGCCGTCACGCGCCACGCCGACATCGTCGCGATCAGCCGCGACAGCGAGACGTTCCTGTCCGGGCAGGGCGTGCTGTTCGAGAACGTCCCGCAGGAACTGCTGGAGGCCTCGCAGTCCTTCCTCGCGATGGACGCGCCGCGGCACACCCTCATCCGCAAGCTCGTGCACTCGGCCTTCACGCCGCGGCAGGTCGCGCGCATCGAGGATTCGATCAAGGCCAACGCAGCCGCGATCGTCGCGGAACTCAAGGCCGCTGGCAGCGGCGTGGACTTCGTCGACCACTGCGCCAAAGAACTGCCCATCCGCACGCTGTCGGACATGGTCGGCATCCCCGAAGGCGAGCGCGAGAAGGTGGCCCACGCGGCCGATGCGCTGGTGTCCTGGGCCGATCCGATCTACCTGGCCGGCCGCCATCCCCTGGAGGTGGTGCTGGAAAACCAGATGTACCTGCACCAGGTGGCCAACACCCTGGCTGCCGAGCGGCGCGAGAACCCGGGCAACGATCTGATCAGCGCGCTCGTGCACGCTGAGGTCGACGGTGACCGGCTCACCGACGCCGAGGTCGCCGCGTTCTTCGTGCTGCTCGCGGTCGCGGGCAACGACACCACGCGCCAGACCACCAGCCACGCCCTGAAGGCGCTCACCGACTTCGAAGACCAAAGAGCCTGGCTCATGGAGGATTTCGACGACCGCATCGGTGTGGCGGTCGAGGAGATGGTGCGCTGGGCGTCACCGGTGATGACGTTCCGCCGTACGGCAGCGGTCGACGTCGAACTGGGCGGGCGGCAAATCGCGGCGGGGGAGAAGGTTGTGATGTTCTATGCGTCGGGCAACTGGGACACCACGGTGTTCGACCGGCCTGACGTGCTCGATCTGGGTCGCAAACCCAACCCGCATCTGGGTTTCGGTGGCGGCGGACGGCACTTCTGCCTCGGCGCACACGTCGCCAGGACACAACTGCGGGCGATCTTCGGCGAACTGCTGCACCAGTTGCCCGACATCCGCGCCAGCGAACCGGAGTACCTGCAAGGGAATTTCGTGCACGCTATCCGGGCGATGCCGTGTACGTTCTCGTGA
- a CDS encoding TetR/AcrR family transcriptional regulator, whose amino-acid sequence MPSVTRKPQANREERRERIERALLDATDRLMSDGTSFTELSVDRLATEAGISRASFYIYFEDKGHLLRRLAAQVFDDLAHEAQQWWGVAGRRNPGDVHTAMSGIIASYRRHQPVLVALNEMSAYDPLVAQTYRDLLTGISAQLARVIEEGQADGSIRAQLPAETTASTLTWMVERTCHQNLPSRPASYDAELADTLTEIVWGALYLRPASTDR is encoded by the coding sequence ATGCCATCGGTCACCAGAAAACCGCAGGCCAACCGGGAAGAACGACGCGAACGCATCGAGCGGGCGCTGCTCGACGCCACCGACCGGCTGATGTCCGACGGCACGAGCTTCACCGAACTGAGCGTCGACAGGCTTGCCACCGAGGCCGGCATCTCCCGCGCGAGCTTCTACATCTACTTCGAGGACAAAGGGCACCTGCTGCGCAGGCTCGCCGCGCAGGTGTTCGACGACCTCGCGCACGAGGCACAACAGTGGTGGGGTGTGGCGGGACGCCGCAATCCGGGCGACGTCCACACCGCGATGTCCGGCATCATCGCGAGCTACCGGCGCCACCAACCGGTGCTCGTCGCGCTCAACGAGATGAGCGCCTACGACCCGCTGGTCGCACAGACCTACCGTGACCTGCTGACCGGGATATCGGCGCAACTCGCCCGCGTGATCGAGGAGGGCCAGGCCGACGGATCCATCCGCGCGCAGCTGCCCGCCGAGACCACCGCGAGCACGCTGACGTGGATGGTCGAGCGCACCTGCCACCAGAACCTGCCGTCACGACCGGCGTCCTACGATGCGGAACTGGCCGACACCCTCACTGAGATCGTCTGGGGCGCACTGTATCTGCGCCCCGCCTCGACAGATCGCTAG
- the proB gene encoding glutamate 5-kinase gives MSEHREAVRTARSVVVKIGTTALTTPSGVFDANRLASLVEAIEGRMKAGSDVVIVSSGAIAAGIEPLGLSKRPTDLATKQAAASVGQVALVNAWSSAFAVYNRTVGQVLLTAHDISMRVQHNNAQRTLDRLRALHAVAIVNENDTVATNEIRFGDNDRLSALVAHLVGADALILLSDIDGLYDGDPRKATPDKPARFIPEVAAQGDLDGVVAGRGSSLGTGGMASKLSSALLAADAGVPVLLAAAADAGRALDDASVGTVFAPRPERMSARKFWMRYAAESAGALTLDDGAVRAVIKQRRSLLPAGITSVTGRFHGGDVVDLRALDGHTVARGVVAYDQAELASIIGRSTHELPVEMRRPAVHADDLVRT, from the coding sequence GTGAGCGAGCACCGCGAGGCGGTCCGTACCGCACGCAGTGTCGTCGTCAAGATCGGAACCACGGCCCTCACCACACCTTCGGGTGTCTTCGACGCCAACCGGCTCGCAAGCCTGGTCGAGGCCATCGAGGGCCGCATGAAAGCCGGCTCCGACGTCGTCATCGTGTCCTCTGGTGCCATCGCCGCCGGTATCGAACCTCTCGGGTTGTCCAAGCGCCCAACGGATCTCGCGACCAAGCAGGCCGCGGCCAGTGTGGGCCAGGTGGCCCTGGTGAACGCGTGGAGCTCGGCGTTCGCGGTGTACAACCGCACCGTCGGGCAGGTCCTGCTCACCGCGCACGACATCTCGATGCGTGTGCAGCACAACAACGCCCAGCGCACCCTCGACCGTCTGCGGGCCCTGCACGCCGTGGCGATCGTCAACGAGAACGACACCGTGGCCACCAACGAGATCCGCTTCGGTGACAACGACCGGCTCTCGGCTTTGGTGGCGCACCTGGTCGGGGCCGACGCGCTGATCCTGCTGTCGGACATCGACGGCCTCTACGACGGAGACCCCCGCAAGGCGACGCCCGACAAACCGGCCCGCTTCATACCGGAGGTCGCCGCCCAAGGTGACCTCGATGGCGTGGTCGCGGGCCGCGGCAGCAGCCTCGGCACGGGCGGTATGGCATCGAAGTTGTCGTCGGCTCTGCTGGCCGCCGACGCTGGTGTTCCCGTGCTGCTGGCCGCCGCGGCGGACGCCGGACGAGCGCTCGACGATGCGTCGGTGGGCACGGTGTTCGCCCCGCGCCCCGAGCGCATGTCGGCCCGCAAGTTCTGGATGCGCTACGCCGCGGAGTCGGCCGGTGCGCTCACCCTCGACGACGGCGCGGTGCGCGCGGTGATCAAGCAGCGCCGCTCGCTGCTGCCCGCGGGCATCACCTCGGTGACCGGCCGCTTCCACGGCGGCGACGTGGTCGACCTGCGGGCGCTCGACGGGCACACCGTCGCTCGCGGCGTGGTGGCGTACGACCAGGCCGAACTCGCCTCGATCATCGGCCGCTCGACACACGAACTGCCCGTCGAGATGCGCCGTCCCGCCGTCCACGCCGACGACCTGGTGCGCACCTAG
- the obgE gene encoding GTPase ObgE: MPRFVDRVVIHARAGNGGNGCASVHREKFKPLGGPDGGNGGRGGSVILVVDPQVHTLLDFHFHPHVVAPSGKPGAGSNRDGAAGIDLEVRVPDGTVVLDENGRMLADLVGAGTRFEAAAGGRGGLGNAALASRARKAPGFALLGEKGQERDLTLELKTVADVGLIGFPSAGKSSLVSTISAAKPKIADYPFTTLVPNLGVVSAGENTYTVADVPGLIPGASEGRGLGLDFLRHLERCAVLVHVVDCATMEPGRDPISDIEALEAELAAYTPTLQGDSALGDLASRPRAVVLNKIDVPDARELADFVRDEVAGRFGWPVYEISTVSRDGLRPLIFALWEMVKKYRDAQPVAAPRRPIIRPIPVDESGFTISSDGEGGFIVRGTRPERWIAQTDFNNDEAVGYLGDRLARLGVEDELLKRGAKPGCAVTIGDVTFDWEPQTPAGVDVTMTGRGTDIRLEQTDRVGAAERKAARRERRQPGASGGEDS; the protein is encoded by the coding sequence ATGCCCCGGTTTGTCGACCGAGTCGTCATTCACGCGCGGGCAGGCAACGGCGGTAACGGCTGCGCGTCTGTCCACCGTGAGAAGTTCAAACCGCTCGGCGGCCCCGACGGTGGCAACGGCGGCCGGGGTGGCAGCGTCATCCTCGTCGTCGATCCGCAGGTGCACACCCTGCTGGACTTCCATTTCCATCCCCACGTCGTCGCACCCTCCGGCAAGCCCGGTGCGGGCAGCAACCGCGACGGCGCCGCAGGCATCGATCTCGAGGTGCGCGTTCCCGACGGCACCGTCGTGCTCGACGAGAACGGGCGCATGCTCGCCGATCTCGTCGGTGCGGGCACCCGGTTCGAGGCGGCCGCGGGCGGACGTGGGGGACTGGGTAACGCGGCCCTGGCATCCCGCGCGCGCAAGGCCCCCGGTTTCGCGCTGCTCGGTGAAAAGGGCCAGGAGCGCGACCTCACGCTCGAGCTCAAGACCGTTGCCGACGTCGGACTGATCGGCTTCCCGTCGGCCGGGAAATCCTCTCTCGTGTCGACGATCTCGGCTGCCAAGCCCAAGATCGCCGACTATCCCTTCACGACGCTGGTGCCCAACCTCGGCGTGGTGTCGGCAGGGGAGAACACCTACACGGTCGCCGACGTTCCGGGCCTGATCCCCGGGGCCTCCGAGGGTCGCGGTCTCGGCCTGGATTTCCTGCGGCACCTCGAACGGTGTGCGGTACTGGTCCACGTCGTCGACTGCGCCACCATGGAACCGGGACGCGACCCCATCTCCGACATCGAGGCCCTGGAGGCCGAACTCGCGGCGTACACCCCGACCCTGCAAGGGGATTCGGCCCTGGGTGATCTGGCATCACGGCCGCGCGCGGTGGTGCTCAACAAGATCGACGTTCCCGATGCGCGTGAACTCGCCGACTTCGTCCGCGACGAGGTGGCCGGGCGGTTCGGCTGGCCCGTGTACGAGATCTCCACAGTCAGCCGGGATGGCTTGCGCCCGTTGATATTTGCACTGTGGGAGATGGTCAAGAAGTACCGTGACGCGCAGCCCGTCGCCGCGCCGCGGCGTCCCATCATCCGGCCGATTCCCGTCGACGAGAGCGGTTTCACCATCTCTTCCGACGGCGAGGGCGGCTTCATCGTGCGCGGCACGCGGCCAGAACGCTGGATCGCGCAGACCGACTTCAACAACGACGAGGCCGTCGGTTACCTCGGCGACCGGCTGGCACGGCTGGGCGTCGAGGACGAACTGCTCAAGCGCGGCGCGAAGCCCGGTTGCGCGGTCACGATCGGTGACGTCACGTTCGACTGGGAGCCGCAGACCCCGGCCGGTGTCGACGTCACGATGACCGGGCGCGGCACCGACATCCGCCTTGAGCAGACCGATCGCGTCGGCGCCGCCGAACGTAAGGCCGCACGGCGCGAACGGAGGCAACCGGGAGCATCGGGAGGAGAGGACTCGTGA
- the rpmA gene encoding 50S ribosomal protein L27, producing the protein MAHKKGASSSRNGRDSAAQRLGVKRFGGQVVKAGEILVRQRGTHFHPGVNVGRGGDDTLFALAPGAVEFGAKRGRKTVNIVPVARPEA; encoded by the coding sequence ATGGCACACAAGAAGGGCGCTTCCAGCTCTCGCAACGGTCGCGACTCAGCAGCACAGCGACTCGGCGTCAAGCGGTTCGGTGGTCAGGTCGTGAAGGCAGGCGAGATCCTCGTCCGTCAGCGCGGCACCCACTTCCACCCGGGCGTCAACGTCGGCCGCGGTGGCGACGACACCCTGTTCGCCCTGGCTCCCGGCGCCGTGGAGTTCGGCGCCAAGCGTGGCCGCAAGACGGTCAACATCGTCCCGGTTGCGCGGCCGGAGGCCTGA
- the rplU gene encoding 50S ribosomal protein L21: MATYAIVKTGGKQYKVAAGDVVKVEKLDSEPGASVSLPVALVVDGANVTSKADDLAKVAVTAEVLEHTKGPKIRIHKFKNKTGYHKRQGHRQQLTVLKVTGIK, translated from the coding sequence ATGGCGACATACGCAATCGTCAAGACCGGCGGCAAGCAGTACAAGGTTGCCGCCGGCGACGTGGTGAAGGTTGAGAAGCTCGACTCCGAGCCCGGCGCGTCGGTGTCGCTGCCCGTCGCCCTGGTGGTCGACGGCGCCAACGTCACCAGCAAGGCCGACGACCTGGCCAAGGTCGCGGTCACCGCTGAGGTGCTGGAGCACACCAAGGGCCCCAAGATCCGCATTCACAAGTTCAAGAACAAGACCGGCTACCACAAGCGCCAGGGTCACCGTCAGCAGCTGACGGTGCTCAAGGTCACGGGCATCAAGTAG